Below is a genomic region from Citrobacter tructae.
TGCCAAATCCTGCCTTCGGGGTGAAGGTTGTAATGATGCCGGGGAAGAGCAGGAACCTCATACTAATTTTGCGGCAATGGCATTTTATCAGGCAGTTCCACCTGCTGATCCAGCTTCCGATACTGATGTTCCCCAACATGCTCAGACCGCCAAGAAAAAGAAACCTGTAGACGATATACCGAAACCGAAAAAGCGAAGTGCCCTGTATAAATGGCTGAACGGTGATCACGAAGAAATCGAATATCAGCGGGCAACGGCTGCAGCTACAAGTGCTGCTAATGCTCAAATGGCTGTTGAAGGTGCCAGCGTTCTTGGGTTGGTAGGCGGAAATGCCATTACGTCAGGAACGTGGGCAGTAAAACTTGGTGAGATGGCTACAGGAATTGGAAGGATTGCTGCCAGTGGCCCCGGTGCCCCCATCGCAGCAGTCGTGTTGGGAATGATGCCCGGCAGGCTCAATGACGGTGAACAGGATTTTATTGACCGCATGAGACTTGAGCAAATGCGTGAAGCACCAAGCCGTGTGCGTTATACGTGGGAACAGGATGATAAAGGTAATCCTGTTCCTCATGGCTGGCATACGCCACCCGGTAAAGATATGGTGCGTGTGCGCAAAATGGAGTGGGACAGCAGCCGAAAAGCGTATACGTTCACCACAGAGGAAGATCCGCGTATCACCATCATCTGGACGCCCGACAGTTCAGGTGTCAATGTTCCTTCAAATACAGGCAACCAGAACCCGGTACGGATACCTAATCCGGTAGTTGTTGATCCGTTGCCGGAAGATACCAGTATTGAGGCTACAACCACTCCGGCCCCAGAAGAAAAGAATTTTGCGGATTATATTCTTATTCTGCCGTTGCCGAATATTCCACCGATTTATGTATACCTGAGCAAGCCACCTGTTGAGTTTTTAGAAGTTGATTTATATAGTAATCTCGAAGGGCGCTCTCGTGAAGGTAAATATCATGCTGATCATATACCGTCAAAGGCAGCAGTAAAAGAATATTATCGAAACTTAGATCCATTATTGGATAAAGATGATATTAATGATTTGGCAAATGAGGTCGCGGCAATTATTGTTCCAATAGATGCTCACCGAAAAATCAGCGAAACCTATGGACGTAGGAATAGTGAAACTCAGATTAAATTAGATGCTTCTAATTTGCGTGCAGCAGTGGACAGAAACCTTGATGCAATAAAACCAGCATTGAAAGAGCATGGTGCTACAGAAGCACAAATAGAAGCAGCAAGGATTAAAATGCATAAATTTAATTCATCAGTGGGATTATATAAATGACAATAAATATTGAGGCATTGATCCGTTGCTTAGGTCAAACGTATCACGAAATAGTTGCTCAGGACATTATACCGTACAAAACGAAACCTTCTGG
It encodes:
- a CDS encoding S-type pyocin domain-containing protein, with the protein product MGFYLRVRDPTTCGGKILTGDETLSWYGVAGAREGDSVSCGQHPGTYRILGGTSDTWDEGRRLAGTLDSVSSCPCRARFIQTIPDCYIKDDTPEEQAEKARLLALATLREKQEQQEAEEKQLVEERDRNRVFAKSCLRGEGCNDAGEEQEPHTNFAAMAFYQAVPPADPASDTDVPQHAQTAKKKKPVDDIPKPKKRSALYKWLNGDHEEIEYQRATAAATSAANAQMAVEGASVLGLVGGNAITSGTWAVKLGEMATGIGRIAASGPGAPIAAVVLGMMPGRLNDGEQDFIDRMRLEQMREAPSRVRYTWEQDDKGNPVPHGWHTPPGKDMVRVRKMEWDSSRKAYTFTTEEDPRITIIWTPDSSGVNVPSNTGNQNPVRIPNPVVVDPLPEDTSIEATTTPAPEEKNFADYILILPLPNIPPIYVYLSKPPVEFLEVDLYSNLEGRSREGKYHADHIPSKAAVKEYYRNLDPLLDKDDINDLANEVAAIIVPIDAHRKISETYGRRNSETQIKLDASNLRAAVDRNLDAIKPALKEHGATEAQIEAARIKMHKFNSSVGLYK